The DNA region AGACTTGCTTCTGTAGGTATCACCTGTCCATAAGAAGTTTTTATAGAGATAAGTGATTTGCCTAATAACAGCACGTGGCATAGGGAAAATACTGATCCAGAACTGAACCATCCCATATAATACAGAGTTAATAAGCTCAAATCTTCCTGCATAGGAGAGATGCTTGCCCAGCCAACCCTGAATAGCAGCTTCTAGCTTGTGTATAAGAGGGGAATACTGGCTTGCAAGGAGCCTATGAGGGCTTAGAGGAACTTCCAAGTATCTGAAAAGGAAAGCCCCTGCAGAGAACCCAGTGTCTGCTAGAATAGATTGCTGAACACGATCAATTACACCACCAAAGTATTTTGATGACTtagaaatatttatattcaGGCCAAATGTTTGCCCAAAGAGCATCAATTGTTGGAGGAGAACCTGAACTGAATTTATATCCCCTCGGCATAACAGAATAATATCGTCAGCAAAGGAAAGATAAGAGAGACCAAGCGCTTGGCATTTTGGGTGAAACCAAAAAGAAGGGTTTTGAGAAGCTACATTCAGCATCCGAGAGAGGTATTCCATGCAGATGATGAATATATATGGTGATAGCGGATCCCCATGCCTCACACCACACCTACCTGGGAAAAACCTAAAGAGCTCGCCATTGACAGCTACTGAGTATGAAGTTGTCTCAACACATGTCATAACTAGGTGCACAAATATGTCAAGAAAGCCAAGCTAGAGAAAAAGATGTCAAAGAAAAGGCCATTGAACACAGTCAAAGgctttttgaaaatcaattttaataaggCATTTAGGGGAGGTTCGTTTCCTTTCATAGTGCCTGAGCAAGTCTTGTAAAAGATTAATGTTGCCAGCTATGCGACGACCACTATGGAAGGCATTTTGCATAGGACTAATGATTCTATCAAGAATAAGGCATGTTCTATTAGTAAGAATTTTTTAAACGATCTTGTATACTACGTTACAGCAACAAATGGGTTCGAAGTCGTTGGCATTGGATACATGAGGAGACTTTGGAACCAAAGCTATGATAGAATGATTGATCTGCTTGAGTAGCTGACTAGAGTTAAAGAAGTCTTGCAACACAACATAGAGGTCTGGACCAACCACATCCCAAgatttcttaaagaaaaaagcaaagtaACCATCAGGACTCGGGAATTTGGTGTCATCAATACTGAAGAGGGccttttttatatcagcataaGAGACAGTTGCTAGCAAAGAAGTATGCAAAGAAGAATCAACATAGGGACCATAGCAAACAACAGACCCATCCAAAGGGGATGTAGCTCTCGAAGTACCTAAAAGCTGCTGAAAGAAGTTAACAAAAACCTTCCCTACCTCACTAGCTAAAGTTGTGAGGAAACCATCACTATGATTAATTGCAGGAATGAAGTTCATTTTGTGTTTCTAGTTCATCAAGGCATGGAAAAAACTAGTCCCTCTATCATTATCCTTAGGGAAATTACATTTCAATTTTTGGCTATGGAACATTTTCTCCAAAGATTTAAGATTGACAACCTCTAGTCGAAGTTTGCGGTATTGGGCTAGCAATTGCACATTGTCCCTATAGTCTTGAAGTAAAGATTGGTGCTGCTCTAGTTCAGCTTCAACTCGACGAACTCTCTCCAAGATGTGGCCAAAATGAAATTTGTTGAGCTGCTTCAAAAGACCTTTGAGGAGCTTGAGCCTTCGACATATAACATATATTGGAGAGCCATAAACCTTAGCATACCAGTGATCCAAAAGGAGAGAATTATAGTCATAGTGCTCAACCCACATGTTGAAAAACTTAAAGTTAGCTTTCCTTGGTTGATACTAGGGGCCAATACATATCAATATGGGAGAGTGATTAGAGAAGGCTCCTAGGGTGCTGAAATGAACATGGACAGATCGTTGAAGACTCAGCTAGTGAGGGTTAATCAAGACTCTATCAATCTTACTCCAAATCTTCCTATTTGTCTAAGTGAAATGCTTCTTGTGAAGTTGAGGTTAAAAAGACCTAACAGAGAGCAACAGGTTCTGAAATCAGCAACTTCATACAAGGATACAGGCTCTCCATTATATTTATCCTCTTGAGATTTGAGAGAGTTGAAGTCACCCATGATGAGCCAAGAAGAGTTAGAGTTCCATCTCTGTAGATCTTCCCAAAGAGCTCTGCAAGCAATAATAGTGTTATAACCATAAACAAAAGTTGTAGTAAAAGAGCATTGATTCACCAAGCTACTGATGATGATGTGAAGGCCCTAAGCAAAAAGATCAAGGAGCTTCACCTTAACAGAAGAAGGgttctaaaaaaccaaaatacgAGCAATGTACAAACTGTAACATTAGACAAACACCTCCAATGCTTGAGTCGAAGCCTGCGCATGAAAGACACAACAGAAGAAGCCACCTTTGTTTCAACAAGACCACAAACATCTAATTCATTATTCTTTATGAGGCTTACGACCTCATATTACTTGAGAGGACTGTTGATCCCTCTCACATTCCAGTAGTAAATCTTCATGAATGAGAGGGGGAGTGAGAAGTAACCCCTCTCCCTTACTAGGGACACCATCAGTGCGCTTTTACGTTCCCCTTCTAGGGGGCATACCTGtcgaatgagaagtggaataccCTAAAGCACCTGAAACAACCACATATTTGCCCTTATCTGCCCTAGGGCCGGCTAAATCAGAAGCTGGAGTTAATGAAATGGAGAGGATAGGTCTTAGAGGTAAGGGTGAGCACTCACAATGAGGCAAATAAGAAGTTCCTTGCACTGAGTAAAATTCAGCGTGAGGGGAGACAATAGATGGTCTTAGGGTGAAGGTTTACGCTTCACCTTTCTACGCTAAACAATTTCTCAGCCTCCAGTGTTAGGGACAccagtttctttttaaaatacaagctCATTTCAACCAAAGTGGTAGGGGGAACACAAACAGCAGACAGATTGACCTCTGGGCAATCAACAACAGAGTTGTCCACTTGAGGGCCCAATCATTGGAAAACAGAATCTCGTTCTCTAGGAGTAGGGCCAGAAGGATGCTGCTGGCTTGAAGCAATCTGAGGCAAGGATTTTGAGCACGTGGAAGTAATGTGACCAAGAGTTTTGCAATGCTTGTAGAACCGAGGAAAGGTTTCATTTACAACTTACTGATGAATCATGCTACCATTAGGCAAAGTAACTTCAATAGAGTATGGCAGGTCAGACATCAAGTTAACTTCCACCGGTACCCTGGTATAGGAAAGTCTAGACATTGAAGAGGTAAGCATGTCGCTTTGAAGGGGCTTACCAAGAACATTGACAATCTTacaatgtgtttggtattgaggttgTTGTTGtgattatggttttaaaaaagttgttttataaaaagtacttttagttgaggttggtttggaaaaatatatgtttggttaaaattgtggttgaaattgagttgAACAAAaggtagtttaatgtgtttgcttaaaaaatgcttttcaaattgaggttataaaataatatatatatatatatattaatgatttttaatttaaatattgtagatttaaccactgttattatatcatgaaataaataatattgatatcaaatattttttattattccattaaactatgtgcaatgtcattacttacgaaatctatccaacaaggactatgtttttcatggtttcttaagcacgcaacaacaaaaactgaattttttgttacatcatcaagcgatctccttttaattttttcaataaaacacaattaaaataaaaataaaaactgaatttctttTTGACTGGGTCGGGCCcgacaagaacataattggaattgcgatcaaattccacaaatgctatGTTATCATgcgatatttttctaatttatgtagtgttattaaataatattaaatacaagtttttcaagtaaaacataattttttaaaaaaatttacaatttcattatgtacaaaattcatttgacaagaattacagaaaaaataattttttgagtgtgcaataaaattaggtaaaatattatcaggaataaattgaaattacaatacgagtaaatttaattcaccttaaactaattttttaaaaaaccaatattgttcatgttcacgtgaacaatgcgagtaaaatcaattaactgtactagtttttcaaggaaaaaaaaactaaacttttagcactgttttgcaaaaacaaaaaaaaaaaactgtaactatgcgagtgaattaattcactcacaCTGTTCACTTTAGTGAACACTGCatagtggagcatggctccattGTTCTGCTTTTTCCCCTACGAGAAGCTGCATTTTGGTGCTTCTCCAAAACATGCGGTCCAGCAGAGATTTTGGTGGGTTCCACCATCAGAAagcaattttttcttgttaaccAAATGGCATTCTCACCCACAGCCACATTAATCTTAGATAGAAACTTGATGGACCAGCACTTGAATGGAAGATTGGGAAACTTAACCCAAACTAAGACAGTGTGCATTTCTAAGGAagagaaatcaaaatattatggcATTACTCGGAGAATGAGAGGTCGGCCACAAACAAGATAAGGGCCCCCAGATAAGACATTCAATTTGTCTTCATCATTAGAGAATTTGAAGATCAACCAACTAGAGGCATGTATAGTTAAGGAGGCCTCGCAGTGCCAGGTGGTGACAATAAGATTTTGTAAGGCTTTAAAGCCCGGAGAATGACCAGTAATATACCCAACAAGACACGTCTTCCAATAGTCGCATTTGGTGTCTAGATCATCTTCAACCAAATTACAGCCTCTAGttttaatgaaagcaaaataatGAAGAAGTTTGGGGCACCTGGTAGTGTCGTGATTAGATGCAAAAGGAGTACACCAAGTGCTAGAGGGAGGTTGGTTTGGGTTTTGTTGATGGTCGTTTACTTTGGATAGGAATTGTTGCTTTTGTTTGAGAAAGCTGAACTGTGTTTTTTATGAGGTCTAGTTTCATACATTTCACGTGGTCTGGTTTTGACGCATGCAATATTGCTGCATGGGCAATGCATAGGTGTGGAGCTAATCCAAGTGGGTTCTTCCATGTGGTAGACAAATGGGATGAAATTTGGAAGAAAGTTGTGTATTGCTATGCAGAATCAACTTCAAGGCTAGTTATTTCATACACCTGTCATAGAATAGGTTTCTTTGCTAACCTGTCTAATTTCAGGTTTGTATTGTTGTAGTTTGTCTAGGCATTTGTTAGCTTTTTGGCTTTCTGTTGGGCAAATTATTCATGTCTGTATATTAACTTGTTAGGTCACCAagctagatatttttttatctataatacATACTTAcattttgatctaaaaaaaaaatatgtcacaGTACTCGTACAAacatttcataataatttaacaTCCATCATATCACAATAGCATTTCCTTTATGATATCCGTACAAACATCCTATAATAGTTTACCACTAGTTATAACACAATAAAAGGCTCTTTGTAATAAATTCACTTCGAGGAATTAACGTTATGCCAGAAAGGGTATACACCACCAACTTGTTCTTTTTGTGGAGTGTCCTTGTCTAGTCACAGGTTCGATCTTGGTTGCACCACCTAACATATCAATGAtcataaattatcatattttcatttgATAATCACATAACTCGTCACCATACatattccaaaaatacaaatgtTCACATTCAAATGTTCCACATATTACACAATCATATAATGAAATTGTTACAAGCATTTAAATCATTTCTGACATGGAAGTCTATTGTAGAAAATCATTATTAAAAGCTAATTCACTGGTGATGAAgaattcaacaacaaaaatgctTTGTTGGTGACACAGGATCCGGCTATGAAACTAATTCGCTGGTGGCACAGGATTCAACAACAAAACTGATTCACCGATGACTTATAAATCAACACAATCCAGTCTAACAGATGGTGTAGAAATCATTAATGCATATAGGCTATTGCTAACTCGGAAATTATTGACAAGAACTGAGTCACTAtcgacctagaaatcatcaacgaattCTGGTTTCATGGCTGACACTGAAATCGTTAATGCACATGTTCTACTGTTAACACAGAAATTTTTGGTGAAAACTGAATTGCTGCCGCCTCAAAAATCGTCAATGTAAACTAAGTAACTGTCGATTCAAAAATCGTCAGTGACAAGGTGAGTCATTCtggtttttccttctctctagGCTATGCATTTTCCCTTATACATTTTCCAACCTAGTTGAGTATAATCATCACCGACCACACTCCAATCATCATACATCATTACACTATATAAAAACAACATCTTCATAAGTACATTTATCAAAGTTTCTCCTAAGTCATCACTTCCGAGACCAGCACCTAGCATTGCTACAACCATACATTCTTACATTCATAATTGTATAACGGTAATGCACTTGCACAACTAATATGATTATTCAGCACATAAGGGTTCTATTTCCAATTCATCTTATGTCATTCTAACTATGTTcatcatgcatagttttaaTCATGATTCATTCCCCCCCCCGGTGGCTGAAACCTTGCTTCCTATTACTCCCTAGTTTGTACATgcaatttcatcatattttatCACAAGTTTACTCACAATAACATTTCTTAATACCTATTCCAATTATTCACAAACATACTTGTTCATTCATTATTCAACAAAACGTACTAGATCATGATGTAATTTTCATTTTAGCTCCAGTGTGATTTTAAGGCTTACTAACAATACAATTTTGCACTTAACATCGATCCAACATATTTTCACATAACTTC from Populus alba chromosome 14, ASM523922v2, whole genome shotgun sequence includes:
- the LOC140954564 gene encoding uncharacterized protein — protein: MKPFLGSTSIAKLLVTLLPRAQNPCLRLLQASSILLALLLENEILFSNDWALKWTTLLLIAQRSISSDLAGPRADKGKYVVVSGALGYSTSHSTELFGKIYRDGTLTLLGSSWYQPRKANFKFFNMWVEHYDYNSLLLDHWYAKVYGSPIYVICRRLKLLKGLLKQLNKFHFGHILERVRRVEAELEQHQSLLQDYRDNVQLLAQYRKLRLEVVNLKSLEKMFHSQKLKSSEVGKVFVNFFQQLLGTSRATSPLDGSVVCYGPYVDSSLHTSLLATVSYADIKKALFSIDDTKFPSPDGYFAFFFKKSWDVVGPDLYVVLQDFFNSSQLLKQINHSIIALVPKSPHLGFLDIFVHLVMTCVETTSYSVAVNGELFRFFPGRCGVRHGDPLSPYIFIICMEYLSRMLNVASQNPSFWFHPKCQALGLSYLSFADDIILLCRGDINSVQVLLQQLMLFGQTFGLNINISKSSKYFGGVIDRVQQSILADTGFSAGAFLFRYLEVPLSPHRLLASQYSPLIHKLEAAIQGWLGKHLSYAGRFELINSVLYGMVQFWISIFPMPRAVIRQITYLYKNFLWTGDTYRSKSALVAWKIVCLSKNEGGLGLLDIQVGLNRKVDSLLMLMPLSGRQRKIMSTYFFGATRHSLYGAW